A DNA window from Deltaproteobacteria bacterium contains the following coding sequences:
- a CDS encoding DNA-directed RNA polymerase subunit omega, with amino-acid sequence MARVTVEDCLKRVGSRFELVHLAARRAKMLLSGAKPVVEADNREIVTALREVAEGKVYFVEPEAEEPESQERPNEQAEGEPPTQEERPES; translated from the coding sequence ATGGCACGAGTTACCGTAGAGGATTGCCTCAAGAGGGTCGGGAGCCGGTTTGAACTGGTCCATCTGGCAGCACGGCGCGCGAAGATGTTGCTCAGCGGAGCTAAACCCGTGGTCGAGGCAGACAACCGTGAGATCGTAACCGCTCTGAGGGAAGTGGCCGAAGGGAAAGTCTACTTCGTGGAGCCCGAGGCCGAGGAACCGGAATCCCAGGAGAGGCCGAACGAGCAGGCCGAAGGTGAGCCTCCGACACAGGAAGAGAGACCAGAATCCTAG
- the pfkB gene encoding 1-phosphofructokinase: MIYTITLNPALDRTLWVSRIVPDDSNRIEREQRYAGGKGIDVSRVLTTLGMPNRALGFAGGFTGEELEGRLLNKGIACDFVAISRETRTNIIVNDASTGSQTIFSARGPEIQPYELMRMIHKVEKLEKPDTVVISGSLPPEVHPEIYRRIIEIAKGRGARVVLDTDGDPLRLGIQGMPDVIKPNVHELGRLVGRKLEGIGEIAGAARGVHEQGVGMVLVSMGAEGIILIAEKEQYLAVPPDVKVVNTIGAGDSAVAGFVYGLATGKPLKEALRYAVAAGTATTLRPGTALCEKEDFLRLLPEVQLREI, translated from the coding sequence GTGATCTACACCATTACCCTGAATCCTGCCCTGGATCGGACTCTGTGGGTGAGCAGGATAGTGCCTGATGATTCCAATAGAATCGAAAGGGAACAGAGGTATGCAGGGGGCAAAGGGATAGATGTGTCGAGGGTTCTGACGACTCTGGGAATGCCCAACAGGGCCCTCGGCTTTGCGGGCGGGTTTACCGGGGAGGAACTGGAGGGAAGGTTGCTCAACAAGGGGATCGCCTGCGATTTCGTTGCGATTTCAAGGGAGACACGTACGAACATAATCGTCAACGACGCAAGCACCGGGAGCCAGACCATATTCAGTGCCAGAGGGCCTGAAATCCAGCCTTACGAACTCATGCGGATGATCCACAAGGTCGAGAAGCTCGAGAAGCCCGACACCGTGGTGATCAGCGGAAGCCTTCCTCCCGAGGTCCATCCCGAGATATATCGCAGGATTATCGAGATAGCAAAGGGGCGGGGGGCAAGGGTCGTGCTGGATACGGACGGTGATCCGCTGAGGTTGGGCATCCAGGGCATGCCCGATGTGATCAAGCCCAACGTCCATGAGTTGGGGCGATTGGTGGGGAGAAAATTGGAGGGAATAGGTGAGATAGCCGGGGCGGCCCGCGGAGTTCATGAACAGGGGGTGGGGATGGTCCTGGTTTCCATGGGTGCCGAGGGGATCATTCTGATCGCCGAAAAAGAGCAGTACCTGGCCGTTCCGCCGGATGTGAAAGTGGTCAACACCATCGGAGCGGGTGATTCGGCGGTGGCAGGCTTTGTCTACGGCCTGGCCACTGGGAAGCCTCTCAAGGAGGCTCTCCGCTACGCCGTGGCAGCCGGTACGGCAACGACCCTGAGGCCGGGGACCGCCCTCTGCGAAAAGGAAGATTTCTTGAGGCTCCTCCCAGAAGTGCAGTTACGTGAGATATGA